In Oligoflexus sp., a single window of DNA contains:
- a CDS encoding BON domain-containing protein, which yields MIMKSISSQTRCIVLTTVAILGISNPVAFATDAPGSTQTTNAPAPDNSAANAKANSETGITAQEAGNTESDVKLTAKIRQALVKDKKLSTYAHNVKIITENGQVVLKGPVKSQAEKQDVETKAGRIAGVDRVRSELEVAK from the coding sequence ATGATCATGAAGTCAATTTCGTCTCAGACGCGCTGTATTGTTTTAACTACAGTCGCGATACTCGGCATTTCGAATCCCGTAGCCTTTGCGACTGATGCACCAGGCTCGACGCAGACCACGAATGCCCCGGCTCCCGATAATTCCGCAGCCAATGCCAAGGCCAACAGCGAAACTGGGATTACAGCCCAGGAGGCCGGCAATACCGAGTCGGACGTGAAGCTGACCGCGAAAATCCGCCAGGCGCTGGTGAAAGATAAGAAGCTTTCCACCTATGCTCATAACGTGAAGATCATCACAGAAAACGGCCAGGTCGTCCTGAAGGGACCTGTGAAAAGCCAGGCCGAGAAGCAAGACGTGGAAACCAAGGCCGGACGGATCGCAGGTGTGGATCGCGTACGGAGTGAATTGGAAGTGGCCAAGTAA
- a CDS encoding phospholipase A → MKVQQLTVRSWLLPLFILGSGSAWADHPEPPPGTASDAREELALPDKTPEPGPEVAAQAAVLMNKIDHAEETNIYRHRDIYAIGGKPNTKVQLSFKLRPVLSLPVYFAYSQMMFWEVTKDSKPFQDIDFNPEFYYVHAIDHSVLRGISVGLEHRSNGKDADESRSLDRVFAELEARIGRGAWRMHGTVRLYWLYDIDWQTNSNIRRYTGFLSSRVSFEGITEELFPSKGEMYLAFLPGGVPDIEKGHGALEFTVKYRFGLSDVMPYVMFQYYYGYMESLIEYDRLQRSYRIGLAF, encoded by the coding sequence GTGAAAGTCCAACAATTGACCGTTCGTTCGTGGCTCCTGCCCCTCTTCATCTTGGGTTCAGGCTCAGCCTGGGCCGATCACCCTGAACCTCCACCCGGCACCGCCTCGGATGCCCGTGAAGAACTCGCGCTTCCGGACAAAACGCCGGAACCAGGACCCGAAGTCGCAGCCCAGGCTGCTGTCTTGATGAACAAGATCGATCATGCTGAGGAAACCAACATCTATCGCCATCGCGACATCTATGCGATCGGCGGCAAGCCCAACACCAAAGTCCAGCTGAGTTTCAAGCTGCGCCCCGTCCTGAGCCTGCCGGTCTATTTCGCCTATAGCCAGATGATGTTCTGGGAAGTGACCAAGGATTCGAAGCCCTTTCAAGACATTGATTTCAATCCCGAGTTCTATTACGTCCACGCTATAGATCATTCCGTTCTGCGCGGCATAAGCGTTGGGCTTGAGCATCGGTCCAACGGCAAGGACGCGGATGAATCGCGTTCACTCGATCGGGTCTTCGCCGAGCTTGAGGCCCGCATCGGCCGTGGAGCGTGGCGCATGCATGGGACAGTTCGGCTGTACTGGCTCTACGACATTGATTGGCAGACGAACTCCAATATTCGCCGCTATACCGGTTTTCTGTCGTCGCGGGTGAGTTTTGAAGGCATCACGGAGGAGCTTTTTCCGTCGAAGGGGGAAATGTATCTCGCCTTTTTGCCCGGTGGCGTCCCGGATATTGAAAAAGGCCATGGGGCTTTGGAATTCACCGTCAAGTACAGATTCGGCCTTTCCGATGTCATGCCCTATGTGATGTTCCAGTATTACTATGGCTATATGGAATCTTTGATCGAGTATGACCGGCTGCAGCGGTCCTATCGTATCGGCCTCGCTTTTTAA
- a CDS encoding outer membrane beta-barrel protein has product MFKKSLMGMTCAAVCGFAGQALAQTPVGTDYKRIDVMRDASNWAFGVNLAAADVNSIDNNVFSFGVFGNYFTAPNFSLGLTLDYWNDSFSEDARRVEVDDLVIGGHGKFMFTEFTSGLRPFVLAGLAVHRFQVDVANRDPNADPLVDKFNEYDRNTEDVEGELGADFGAGVMYRVQTSMDMLAEVRYRRILDRTVDLDQVNYSIALSYVL; this is encoded by the coding sequence ATGTTTAAGAAATCACTGATGGGAATGACCTGCGCGGCTGTTTGCGGATTCGCCGGACAGGCCCTGGCGCAGACCCCAGTCGGCACCGACTACAAACGGATTGATGTGATGCGCGATGCCAGCAACTGGGCCTTTGGTGTGAACCTTGCGGCCGCTGACGTCAACAGCATCGACAACAATGTCTTTTCCTTCGGGGTTTTCGGTAACTATTTCACCGCACCGAATTTCTCGCTGGGCCTGACGCTCGACTATTGGAATGATTCCTTCAGTGAAGACGCCCGTCGCGTGGAAGTCGATGACCTTGTGATCGGCGGTCATGGCAAGTTCATGTTCACCGAGTTCACATCCGGTCTGCGTCCCTTCGTGCTGGCTGGCCTTGCCGTCCACCGCTTCCAGGTCGATGTCGCCAATCGCGACCCGAACGCCGATCCTCTGGTCGATAAATTCAATGAATACGACCGCAATACCGAAGACGTCGAAGGTGAACTCGGAGCCGACTTCGGCGCGGGCGTCATGTACCGCGTGCAGACGTCGATGGATATGCTGGCGGAAGTTCGCTATCGCCGCATTCTGGACCGGACGGTTGACCTGGATCAGGTGAACTATTCCATCGCGCTCTCTTATGTCTTGTAA